Within Malus domestica chromosome 04, GDT2T_hap1, the genomic segment aatttagttgccTAAATAtagacattaaaatatattatgatgaatgaaataaaaattaaatttaaatgtaattaatacattaaaataaaaataaaaagataaataaaacatcaaaatacaactaataaatgatatgattaaatgtgctagggactaaaattggattttaatcttacatatgGTTATAATCTAAAATTCATCCTTTttagggattaaaatgaagttttctatttttcaaataacaaataaaaattgatgacatataaaaaaattattattaaagtcTGACGTGAAAAAAATTAAGGGACTTTGACCACAAATTGGAAATCagtaaggttttagtcaaataaCTATTGGTGACTCGAGGccaaaacctaatttctccttataATAATATCAAATTAAGCTAAATCATTAACAATTTTCATTAATTCAAACACAATTTAAAAATATCTCTTCTTGCCTTAGCTGTATAAACTCATATATCACCATATTATTTTCACCTCGCCAAATCCAACGGACTAAGATTTTTTAGCTGTCTAATGTCCAAGTTAACCAGAAGTCGAATCTTTATATCACATCGTCGCAATTCAATATCCAGAGAACCATGTGCTACTGCTCTTGTCCGTAAATGATTGACATTGGTTTACATACGGCCTGGTCATGAGTCTCATGACTCACTCATAAACCTttgaataaaaaagaaacaagaTAAAACGCGGCAAAACCACACGTATACAAAAACCACTACAGCATTAGATTTTCTCTTGAGGGCCGACATGATTTTGCTTAGTCAACAGCACAAATGTAATTAGCATTAATCCCAACTAACTATAAAAATGATTATCCttgtaaaaaaatattgtcaatagcaaaaagaaaatgaatattaAATCAGAATTATTAagagaaaataaatgaaaaggtTGGAAGAAATTACAATCAGTTATAGCAGCTACCATCCTCTCcttttccaaaataaaattagaaataaCAAAGTGGATCATACAGCATTGCCCATTGGCTATGAAACGTGGACTTCTTAACCTAAAAGTAACATCTTTCTTCCACGCCCTAAGATCTTGTTAAACCAATTTAATTAATAAGATCTTATTAAATTGTGACAAATCTGAAGGTTCTAATCACAGTCCTAGATGAAACCACCTTTACCTCACCTTCCCTTCCCCTTCTCTATTTCATGATTACTTTTTCACATATTATTCTTGTATTTCTGAGTTGGCTCGAAGTCTAGAAGCATTATCAAAACGCAAGAGTCCAGTTATACCACGGGGGGCTATAAAAACATAGGACATGATGCTGCACTAAATCAAGAAACTAGTCGcaagcttcttcttctctctttgcTTCTTCGTTATATTGGTTATCAGAAACCTTGTTAGATATTAGTCATGGGTTCATATATTACTGGTTCATGCACTCCCACAAACACTAAAATCTCATTGTCATTATTATTCCTTCTTGTTGGAGTAGCTTCTGCTCAATTGTCCTCTACTTTCTATGGAACATCGTGTCCTAATGCCCTGTCCACCATAAAATCGGCAGTGGACTCAGCGGTGTCGAAGGAAGCTCGCATGGGAGCTTCCTTGCTTCGTCTTCATTTCCATGATTGCTTTGTTAATGCAAGTGATGGTTTTTACATACTCATCTCTTTAAATTCCCGCCTAATCATGATTTTCTTTCATATATAATTCTTATCTTTCACctacatgcatgcatgctcATGTGAGTATATATAGGATGTCAATGGGGCTCTCTAAAAAGTCATGTTGTATAATCATTCTGCACTCCTTTTCAATGTTTTTCCTCAGATTTGTGCATGGTTAGAGTGCTGAGACCTTTTTAGAGTCCTATTAACAACTATATTTATAATTGTTTAGAGGTATTGTGTCAAGGATAGTTTCGTATATGCCTAGGTTTTGTTGTGACTTCACATATTCAATCCAACCAATTGAAAATTTAGCTCAGCTGACATGTTTGTTACTCTATGGAATATATTGGTAAAAGCATTTTGGTTATCCATATATTTCTGAAACCATATTTCGATCATGGAATTTGTTTAGAGGTTTTTCCGACCAAAAAAGAAGTTAATATATTCTTCAAATAGAATTCCGTTAGTTCTTTCACACCTAGTTGAAgatacaaaaaaaagaagatagttATAAACGAATTCTCAATCACTCtactttcttttatttatttatatttatttgagGAAACTTCGTGATTTTGTTTTCCTGACTAGGACATATTTTTCAAAAGGACAAATGGACAGTACTCTATGTCGGAAAAGAGTTTTGTAATGAAACAAGCTCATTTTTCATTTGCTTTCTTTGTCATCCACAATTTTGAAGTGGAAGATGAAGTAGGTACCAATTTGAATCTTAGGGCAAGTCTTCTCTAAATGCAAGAGATATACAATATTTTTTAACACAGATCGACAGCCAAAAGATTGgaccttttgttttgttgttaacaaattattttcttttctatttctgttttatttttaagttccaTACGATAATTTGATTTGACTTCTTGTTTTCTCATACTGAGTTTTTTGTCGTAGTACCAAAACATAGTGAATATGCATGTACGGACTAGGACAAAAAAAGAgtcatgtttcccaaagaaaaggTGACAAGTTCGCATAACAAATATGAATTGTGCATGCAGGGATGTGATGCTTCGGTTCTGCTGGATGACACAGCCAATTTCACAGGAGAGAAAACAGCAGGTGCTAATGCTAATTCTTTGAGGGGATTTGATGTAATCGATACAATTAAATCTCAATTGGAGAGTCTCTGCCCCAAAGTAGTCTCTTGTGCTGACATCTTAACTGTTGCTGCTAGGGACTCTATTGTTGCAGTAAGTCAGAAACCCTACTAATTAATCAACTGATATGCTCCAAAAAGAATTATCATGCATTCCTTCAAGTGTAATTTTTCCCTTAAACTATTATAAGAAAAGGTTGAATCATGATTTGTTTAAAATGCTAATAGCGATTTCCCTATGTTTGTCATCATTAAATCTCAATTTGTGCTATGTATAACAATTTAAATTGTTTACGCAGTTGGGTGGACTTACCTATACAGTGCCATTGGGCAGAAGAGACTCCACCACAGCAAGCCTAAGTGCTGCCAATTCCAACATACCCGCTCCCACATTGAACCTTTCTGCGCTTATTACTGCTTTCTCAAACAAAGGCTTCACTGCCAAGGAACTAGTGGCCCTCTCAGGTTTGCTCAATTCAAATCattcctaattaattatttaacatGCATTATTGATCAAGTGCAATATCTAATTACTTTGGTTGTTGTTATTTAATTAGGATCGCATACAATTGGGCAAGCTAGGTGCACAACATTCCGGACGCGTCTTTACAATGAAGCAAACATAAACGCTTCATTTGCAACATCACTGAAATCAAGTTGTCCAACTAGTGGAGGCAATAACAATCTCTCCCCACTGGATGTCACAAGTCCAACATCTTTTGACAATGCTTATTTCAGCAATTTGGTGAGCCAAAAGGGCCTATTGCACTCTGACCAACAGCTCTTTAGCGGTGGGTCTACCGACTCTCAGGTGAATGCTTACGTGAGCAATCCAGCAACCTTCAGAACCGACTTTGCCAATGCTATGATAAAGATGGGAAACCTTAGCCCTCTCACCGGCACCAATGGTCAGATTAGGACCAACTGTAGAAAAGTTAACTAAGTTCGTAGAACTAGAGAGTCGGCATGTGTTATTTCCAAATGTTCATTTCGGATTGGTTACTTTTTTGGCGATACACCTAGGTCAGGGGTCTGCTGTCCCCAATTCGATGTCTCATTTGTGTCTCTTTCTTAATTATTTGACACTTGTCTATTAACTTAACACCAAACTTAACACGGTTAacttttcataaattaattaaaaaaataaaaaccattaCTGGATAACCACCGACTGCAACTACACAACCCATCGCCGCCGCTGACCACCACAACCACACAACCCCATCGCCGCCAACCACTGCAACCACACTAGTGACACCACCCCATTGCCATCATCACTGCTTCTCACAATTGGCTAAGATTTCTTTCCTTTCCTCTCTCTTCATATTCCCGGTGATCGATTCATCTCGTCAATACCTGTGAAGTGGGTATAGGAAATAATCAAAGAATACCAATGGAGAGATTATTCCCATTAATAAAAGCTTTTTTCTTGTTGTTTTGGATTGGTTACTTTTTCGATatggtgacacaccccgaccagaatcgaggcgtgctggccgtcacgtgagggtgacgtagccatgagcGCAGTGCAGAAGTGACAGTGATatgaaaatgtgagtaaataaaaaccaactagcTAACTTACACTAGATAAATAATTAAGTGCACATGGAGGTACTTTAAGGTGTAGATACACATATTCAGAGAATAGGTAACCTAGATGCAGTCCATCCAGCTAAATATTAATTATACATGACATGAAACAAATTCCTACATTATTTGAAGTCTGTCAGAACCGTCGTAGAgtcctcgtaagccaccaatACGAACgtctaactagaacctggagggtgcaaaacagaaaacatgagtgggaaaaaacaaagctttttaaaaccatttctctttccaaaaataataacccctcatcgtaaaacccatataatttcccaaaaaatagtAATACATACATATGTAGAAATCATGCTAGAGAGTAGTGAAAATGAAGTACATGCCATATCAAGTATCTcagcaatgaaataagtaagccaggtgaaataaatcaatgtaaaatgatatgtaAGTTGGAGTCActtaacgtgacctgtacgactgagcCTATAGCTCATCCACCAATTCTTGCAcatgagtcagaaccacctaatgtggtttgtatgacaggctaggtgtaaataGATACGCTCAAGTgttacaatcacgtgaaggctatgcGAAGTATTGCAAGTCatctacaagtcggaaccacctaatgtggtctataCGATAGGCTGACACCTACCTTAGATCCAAGGAGAGCATGTGGTGCgagaggtgaacgatcacatTAAGGCTAGGCTATGGCCTCGGACAGAACACTAACAccgggtgcaggataatgaacactaaatgcatctaaacataaccatacatactgcaatcactatcatcaatatgcactcacttgaagcttacctgGGTGTCCACAGCgtcatgcaataatatgcatatctatactaatgcacatactaaaatgtaatgcaattgacatgacatttaaaaacgtaaatccatttaaaaccatttctgggaaaatggaaaacatatatacgtatatatatataaaaccaaaagcccactcactagtatgtaACAGGGTTGTAACCCCCGAGTCTTGCCTAGTTACGCTCGTCCTCCAGAAACATCTCACCTGAAGCCGTTAatatattccgtcaaagttgacggaatattctttaTCTTCTCCGGTGGTCTTGGCCGGAGACGCCGCTGTCTGCCATTTGCAACGCCGGATTCTATTTGGAGACCTAAAACCTTCAGGAACTAGTCGGAAACTAGCTCAACACAACCAGCCAAAATTGGAACTCGACAAACCTGAGTATACTGACGTTCGAACCACTCCAAAACTAGCCTAGGATCCTTACAGAGTCGATTAGGACCCTTTTTTAGCCTTATAATCTCATGAAATGTCCACGATCATGTCGAAGTAACAGAGTACCTTGACGGAGCCTATGGTTCTTCACAATTCCGACGTCCTTTCTTCAAACAAAGGGTATAGTTAGGCTCGAGGGCTTGCAAGGAACTCAAGGGTGGTCCTTAGAAGTTGATCTGTGAGCTTCTGATGGTGTTTGAAGATTGGAGGGCTCGGGTCGTACGGATGAGAAAGAGAGTTCAAGAAGGAAGGAGAGGGTGAAGGTTGCACGTGTGTATGGCCACGGGttggccaaaagaaaaatattaaggGCTCCCCATTTGGCAGCCTTGtaagggaaaagagaaagagagagtccaAGTGGCCTAACAATATAATTTCAACCCCAAATTTGATTGGGCTAGGGAATATAGAAATACTTGTGATtggtttaggttttattttccTATTTTGACCCAATTATATTCTAACATTCGTAACTTTTTCGTTACAAACCTGATTCGGCCCTAATTTGCATCAACACGCTTGTGACAACGCATACAATTTAATCATGCCAAcgggaaaaataatttaaaactatatACGTACATCCACGTCACTAAGCCTCTAGGGCATTATCGTCACTTCACATACTCaggaataaatatatatatatatatatatataatttgggacgggttgtcacatatGGAGGTATTTGTGATACTGGAGTTGAAAAACTTAGAAATCTTTGCAGTACCAATACAAATAaaaactcatttcttcatcttttagTACAATCTTATCTCATTCGTTAATCTTGTTCCGAATCTATTAGGTCTAAAATATACAAAGTGAGTAAAACCACAGCTTGGTCGGTACTTTAGTCTTATATAACGCTA encodes:
- the LOC103433738 gene encoding cationic peroxidase 1-like yields the protein MGSYITGSCTPTNTKISLSLLFLLVGVASAQLSSTFYGTSCPNALSTIKSAVDSAVSKEARMGASLLRLHFHDCFVNGCDASVLLDDTANFTGEKTAGANANSLRGFDVIDTIKSQLESLCPKVVSCADILTVAARDSIVALGGLTYTVPLGRRDSTTASLSAANSNIPAPTLNLSALITAFSNKGFTAKELVALSGSHTIGQARCTTFRTRLYNEANINASFATSLKSSCPTSGGNNNLSPLDVTSPTSFDNAYFSNLVSQKGLLHSDQQLFSGGSTDSQVNAYVSNPATFRTDFANAMIKMGNLSPLTGTNGQIRTNCRKVN